A window of Pomacea canaliculata isolate SZHN2017 linkage group LG3, ASM307304v1, whole genome shotgun sequence contains these coding sequences:
- the LOC112560130 gene encoding amino acid transporter AVT3B-like isoform X1, translated as MAERMNLSGRGTRHPLKIFANMFVTFIGGGILGLPFAFKEAGIIEGIITMVFVSIVSIKAMLQIVDCKYKILGKRIQGISKAMTREAKEEDYDSLIAPEMSSRDFLKEEGNLMISIKEPRIQYNDLSYGDIGYHALGHAGKILVDLAIVLTQTGFCCAYLIFIAENLSDYISSIKLWGWLCFLLPPLFLLTLFRHLSTLASSSLLAQISNLMAFGVVFWFDLEHLSQVNIHPTEVSIRGFPFFLAISIYCFEGAGMILSLEASLAEDVQHKFKKFFILAMVVITSLYISFGICGYLSFGQDTNEVITLNLPKGQSFHFSMVVKICLCLGIFFTYPVMLFPVIKIIENYFLPDANQKPCKGNILRGCLVMLTGFVVLAVPNFANLMALVGASCCTLLAFILPGVFHLCIYKSSITRSQQIIDWLLILFGICGTIAGTVDAFKRLSSFQTGFNVQNVTMKIVSTENITQVTGVHSAHMAITPSSVNMRFKPSTPPTANYVTKSSVWTSSKLQTFLEAKSANLTDKQKMMYATPSKSALL; from the exons ATGGCAGAAAGAATGAATTTGTCGGGCCGTGGGACGAGACATCCTCTTAAAATTTTCGCAAACATGTTCGTAACTTTCATCGGAGGTGGAATATTAGGACTCCCGTTCGCGTTCAAAGag GCTGGCATCATAGAAGGCATAATCACCATGGTTTTTGTTTCTATTGTTAG CATTAAAGCTATGCTGCAAATAGTAGATTGCAAGTACAAGATACTAGGCAAGAGAATCCAGGGCATTTCAAAAGCCATGACAAGAGAGGCCAAGGAAGAAGACTATGACAGCTTGATTGCACCAGAAATGTCATCCAGGGATTTCCTGAAAGAGGAAGGCAACCTTATGATTAGCATCAAGGAACCTCGAATACAG tacaatGATCTTTCCTATGGAGATATAG GTTACCATGCACTTGGACATGCTGGAAAGATTTTAGTTGATCTTGCAATTGTCCTCACACAAACAG gGTTTTGCTGTGCTTACCTTATTTTCATAGCAGAGAACCTTTCTGATTACATCTCTAGTATCAAGTT ATGGGGATGGCTGTGCTTTCTTCTCCCTCCATTGTTTCTACTGACACTCTTCCGTCATCTCAGCACCCTGGCTTCATCAAG ctTGCTTGCACAGATTTCAAATCTCATGGCTTTTGGGGTTGTTTTCTGGTTCGATCTTGAACACCTCAGTCAAGTCAA caTTCATCCAACAGAAGTGTCTATCAGAGGTTTCCCCTTCTTTTTAGCCATTTCCATCTATTGTTTTGAG GGTGCAGGTATGATTCTTTCATTGGAAGCCTCCCTTGCTGAAGATGttcaacataaatttaaaaa GTTTTTCATCCTAGCCATGGTTGTCATCACATCATTGTACATATCTTTCGGAATCTGCGGTTATTTG TCATTTGGACAAGACACAAATGAAGTCATTACACTCAACTTGCCCAAAG GGCAGAGTTTTCACTTCAGCATGGTGGTTAAGATCTGTCTGTGTCTTGGTATTTTTTTCACCTACCCAGTCATGCTTTTCCCTGTCATCAAGATTATAGAAAACTACTTCTTACCTGATGCTAATCAAAAGCCCTGTAAGGGG AACATCTTGCGAGGTTGCCTGGTGATGCTGACGGGATTTGTAGTGCTTGCAGTGCCTAACTTTGCCAATCTTATGGCTCTTGTGGGCGCCAGTTGTTGTACACTTCTAGCATTCATACTGCCTGGTGTGTTTCATCTTTGTATTTACAAAAG TTCAATAACAAGATCTCAGCAAATAATTGATTGGCTTCTTATTCTTTTTGGCATTTGTGG cACAATTGCAGGAACAGTGGATGCATTTAAGCGTCTGTCTAGTTTTCAGACAGGTTTCAATGTACAGAATGTTacaatgaaaattgtttcaACAGAAAATATAACACAAGTGACAGGTGTTCATAGTGCACACATGGCCATTACACCAAGCTCTGTTAATATGAGATTCAAACCTTCAACACCACCTACAGCAAATTATGTAACCAAATCCTCTGTGTGGACTTCATCTAAACTTCAGACATTTTTGGAGGCGAAAAGTGCAAATTtgacagataaacagaaaatgatgtATGCAACACCTTCCAAATCTGCTTTATTGTGA
- the LOC112560130 gene encoding amino acid transporter AVT3B-like isoform X2, giving the protein MLQIVDCKYKILGKRIQGISKAMTREAKEEDYDSLIAPEMSSRDFLKEEGNLMISIKEPRIQYNDLSYGDIGYHALGHAGKILVDLAIVLTQTGFCCAYLIFIAENLSDYISSIKLWGWLCFLLPPLFLLTLFRHLSTLASSSLLAQISNLMAFGVVFWFDLEHLSQVNIHPTEVSIRGFPFFLAISIYCFEGAGMILSLEASLAEDVQHKFKKFFILAMVVITSLYISFGICGYLSFGQDTNEVITLNLPKGQSFHFSMVVKICLCLGIFFTYPVMLFPVIKIIENYFLPDANQKPCKGNILRGCLVMLTGFVVLAVPNFANLMALVGASCCTLLAFILPGVFHLCIYKSSITRSQQIIDWLLILFGICGTIAGTVDAFKRLSSFQTGFNVQNVTMKIVSTENITQVTGVHSAHMAITPSSVNMRFKPSTPPTANYVTKSSVWTSSKLQTFLEAKSANLTDKQKMMYATPSKSALL; this is encoded by the exons ATGCTGCAAATAGTAGATTGCAAGTACAAGATACTAGGCAAGAGAATCCAGGGCATTTCAAAAGCCATGACAAGAGAGGCCAAGGAAGAAGACTATGACAGCTTGATTGCACCAGAAATGTCATCCAGGGATTTCCTGAAAGAGGAAGGCAACCTTATGATTAGCATCAAGGAACCTCGAATACAG tacaatGATCTTTCCTATGGAGATATAG GTTACCATGCACTTGGACATGCTGGAAAGATTTTAGTTGATCTTGCAATTGTCCTCACACAAACAG gGTTTTGCTGTGCTTACCTTATTTTCATAGCAGAGAACCTTTCTGATTACATCTCTAGTATCAAGTT ATGGGGATGGCTGTGCTTTCTTCTCCCTCCATTGTTTCTACTGACACTCTTCCGTCATCTCAGCACCCTGGCTTCATCAAG ctTGCTTGCACAGATTTCAAATCTCATGGCTTTTGGGGTTGTTTTCTGGTTCGATCTTGAACACCTCAGTCAAGTCAA caTTCATCCAACAGAAGTGTCTATCAGAGGTTTCCCCTTCTTTTTAGCCATTTCCATCTATTGTTTTGAG GGTGCAGGTATGATTCTTTCATTGGAAGCCTCCCTTGCTGAAGATGttcaacataaatttaaaaa GTTTTTCATCCTAGCCATGGTTGTCATCACATCATTGTACATATCTTTCGGAATCTGCGGTTATTTG TCATTTGGACAAGACACAAATGAAGTCATTACACTCAACTTGCCCAAAG GGCAGAGTTTTCACTTCAGCATGGTGGTTAAGATCTGTCTGTGTCTTGGTATTTTTTTCACCTACCCAGTCATGCTTTTCCCTGTCATCAAGATTATAGAAAACTACTTCTTACCTGATGCTAATCAAAAGCCCTGTAAGGGG AACATCTTGCGAGGTTGCCTGGTGATGCTGACGGGATTTGTAGTGCTTGCAGTGCCTAACTTTGCCAATCTTATGGCTCTTGTGGGCGCCAGTTGTTGTACACTTCTAGCATTCATACTGCCTGGTGTGTTTCATCTTTGTATTTACAAAAG TTCAATAACAAGATCTCAGCAAATAATTGATTGGCTTCTTATTCTTTTTGGCATTTGTGG cACAATTGCAGGAACAGTGGATGCATTTAAGCGTCTGTCTAGTTTTCAGACAGGTTTCAATGTACAGAATGTTacaatgaaaattgtttcaACAGAAAATATAACACAAGTGACAGGTGTTCATAGTGCACACATGGCCATTACACCAAGCTCTGTTAATATGAGATTCAAACCTTCAACACCACCTACAGCAAATTATGTAACCAAATCCTCTGTGTGGACTTCATCTAAACTTCAGACATTTTTGGAGGCGAAAAGTGCAAATTtgacagataaacagaaaatgatgtATGCAACACCTTCCAAATCTGCTTTATTGTGA